TTGTTTGAGCTTTTCCAGCCGGGATGAAAAACGGGCGACTGGGGACAGTCGCCGCTGCGGATCACTTGGTTCGAGGCGGCGGGGTCAGCGGTTTCGTTCCGGGGCCTGGTCGCCGACGATGGAGAAGCTGACCTCGCGGCGACGGGGGCGGTTGTCGAAGTCCAGCAGCACCGGCTGCTGCCAGGTGCCCAGTCGGGGTTTTCCTTCGACGACGGCGAAGGTGATCGAGGGCCCGACGAGGGCCGCCCGCAGGTGGGAGAAACCGTTGCCGTCGCCCCAGCGGGCGTCGTGGTGGTAGTCGGGCCCCCGGGGGACCAGGCGCTGCAGCAGCTCGCCCAGATCGCGGACCAGGCCGGGCTCGTATTCGATGGTGGTCACGGCGCAGGTGGAGCCGCTGACGGCGATGCAGCACAGGCCGTCAGCGACGGGAGCCGCGGCGAGGAACCCGGCCAGCTCGGCCGACAGATCGACGACGGCGCCGTCGCCGGGGGTCTCGCAACTGAAGCTGTCCTCGTGGAGCATGGGGCTCGTCAATCGTCGGAGGACGCGGCGTCGCCCAACTCGGCGGGGGTAACTTCGCCAAGCGGCCAGCCGCGGGCGCGCAGCAGCTCGGCGAAGTCGGCGCCGCCCTCGTCGGGCGCGACGGGCTCCGCCGTTCCGGCGGGGGCGGGGGCGTTCTGGTCGCTGAGCATTTCGCTGTGGGCCAGCGCACCGAGTCGGGCACCCCGACCCAGGTAGATGAAGGTCTCCTCGTCCTCGACCAGGTAGACCTCGTCGCCGGCGGGGTACCAGAGCAGGTAGACGTCCTCCTGGGCCAGGTAAAAGACGCGGCATCCGCGTTGCGGGTCCCAGGCCTCGTAGACGCTGACCTCGGGGTGGAAGGTGAACTCCAGCTCCTCGAAGAGGCCGAGGGCCGGCAGGCTCGCCAGGAGAAGCAACAGGGCGGTCAGGCGTTTCATGGACGCTCTCTCAGTCGGCGAGGTAGGCGGCGGCGGCGACCAGGCGGCGGATGTCGCGCAGTCCGACTTTACCCCGGTAGAAGCGGGAGTCGGCGTTGGCCTCCACGACGGCGGCGTGCAGGGTTGCGGGTTCGGCGGCGGCGACGGCGTCGGGGGAGCCGTACCCGGCGGCGAGCAGCACCAGTCTGGCCGCCAACTCCTCGAGCAGGGGCCGCTGACTGGGGATCAGGTCGGAGGACTCCAACCGCCGGCGCAGCTCGTCCAGGGTGCTTTCGTCGTTCCAGCGGGTACTCATTCCGGTCCCCCCTAGCTCGGCGGGGGTTCGAGCTCGCGATAATCGGCGACGCGGCAGCCGGGGAAGTAGAACTCGATGATCTCCGCCGCGGTCCGCTCGGCGGCGGCCATCCCCCGGGCGCCCCACTGGCAGAGGCCCACGCCGTGGCCGTAGCCCGAACCGCGCAGGCTCAGACCGCTCTCGTCGATGTCGAACAACTCGAAACGGGTGCTCTTGAGCCGGGAGTAACCGAGGAGGCGGCGCAGCTCGTTCCCCGGAACGCTGAAGCTCTCGTCGGCTACGGTGACGAACTCGAGGGCCCGCACCCGACCGGTGCGCGGGTTGGTCAGCGGCTGCAGGCCGCTCAAGGGCGCGGAGCAGTAGCCGTGGTCGACGAGGAGGCGGGAGAGCTCGGGGAACTCCAGGCGCAGCTCCCAGGCGGCGTGGGGCGAGTCGGCGCACCAGGGGCACTCGACGCCCGTCAACCAGGGCTGCCGGGGCGAACCGGGCCAGGCGTCGTCGACGGCGGCGGTGTGACCGCCGCAGCAGGCGCTGAAGAAGGCCGTCACCAGCTCTTCCTCGTGAAGCACGACCAGGTTCTCCGTGGTGGTGACGGCGGCCGAGGTGCGGTCGTCCTCGCGGTCCAATCCGCCGTAGACCTGGCTGGCGGTGTCGGCGCGCAGGTGCCAGGGGGCCGACGGTTTCGCCCAGGCCCGGGCCAGGGCGTAGGAGCGGCTGACCACGGCCTGGGCCTCGAGGGCCGCGGCGGGCCAGTCGACGTAGACCTCGGCGGGCAGCACACCGCGCAGGTAGTCCTCGACGTCCAGGGCGTTGACCAGCCGCAGGCCCGTCGGCGTGCGCTCGACGCTCAGGGCCGGGCGGTAGCCGACGTTGTCGTGAACCAGGCGCGGCGGCGGCTCGCCGGACCGGGCGTCGCCCGCGAGGACCACGGCGGATCCGCTCAGCAGCTCACCGTTGACGACGAGGTTGCCGGCGGTGTCGAGCCAGAAGACCAGCTCCCAACCCGCCGGAACCCGGTAGAGGGTCTCACCGCCGGGCTCGAGGAGTCGGCCGCCGTCGGGGAAGGCCACCATCAGTTGCTCGGCGTCGGCGGCCAGCAGCACCCG
Above is a genomic segment from Candidatus Coatesbacteria bacterium containing:
- a CDS encoding YjbQ family protein, with protein sequence MLHEDSFSCETPGDGAVVDLSAELAGFLAAAPVADGLCCIAVSGSTCAVTTIEYEPGLVRDLGELLQRLVPRGPDYHHDARWGDGNGFSHLRAALVGPSITFAVVEGKPRLGTWQQPVLLDFDNRPRRREVSFSIVGDQAPERNR
- a CDS encoding SpoIID/LytB domain-containing protein, producing MRRLAPLIPALGAVLLAGCRPTVDPEAWEALPYDATEVRVLLAADAEQLMVAFPDGGRLLEPGGETLYRVPAGWELVFWLDTAGNLVVNGELLSGSAVVLAGDARSGEPPPRLVHDNVGYRPALSVERTPTGLRLVNALDVEDYLRGVLPAEVYVDWPAAALEAQAVVSRSYALARAWAKPSAPWHLRADTASQVYGGLDREDDRTSAAVTTTENLVVLHEEELVTAFFSACCGGHTAAVDDAWPGSPRQPWLTGVECPWCADSPHAAWELRLEFPELSRLLVDHGYCSAPLSGLQPLTNPRTGRVRALEFVTVADESFSVPGNELRRLLGYSRLKSTRFELFDIDESGLSLRGSGYGHGVGLCQWGARGMAAAERTAAEIIEFYFPGCRVADYRELEPPPS